A genome region from Dendrosporobacter quercicolus includes the following:
- a CDS encoding replication-associated recombination protein A, protein MDLFSYASQSLLESNAPLATKMRPQVLEDYVGQEEITGSGKFLRRMIDTDKVPSMILFGPPGTGKTTLAEIIANATNSQFEKLNAVAAGIGDVRKIVEAAKERLKLERRRTILFIDEIHRFNKSQQDVLLPYVEDGRLILIGATTENPYFSVNSPLLSRMRVVRLKALDLTAITKILKRAIADCEKGLGNQQITYEEAIFETIYLVSNGDARVALNILEQCAAMLEGTGKITSQTIQAIVGEKMQRYDKQGDNHYDVVSAFIKSMRGSDPDAALHYLARMLSAGEDLNFIARRVVICAAEDVGNADPQALVVAMAAANAAQFTGMPEARIPLAQAVAYIASAPKSNAAYRGINAALADLQTKDSGLVPGHLRDASYQGAEKLGHGSGYQYPHDFAGNFVQQAYLPDTLRAASYYQPTDHGAEAGMKARLRKIWGNRY, encoded by the coding sequence ATGGATTTGTTTTCTTATGCCAGCCAGTCGCTGCTGGAAAGCAATGCGCCACTGGCGACTAAAATGCGTCCGCAGGTACTTGAAGACTATGTTGGCCAGGAGGAAATCACCGGCAGCGGCAAGTTTTTACGGCGTATGATTGACACTGATAAAGTACCTTCAATGATTTTATTTGGTCCGCCAGGCACCGGAAAAACAACCTTAGCCGAAATTATCGCCAATGCCACCAACAGCCAGTTTGAAAAATTAAACGCAGTGGCTGCCGGTATTGGCGATGTCCGGAAAATTGTTGAAGCCGCCAAGGAGCGGCTGAAGCTGGAGCGGCGCAGGACCATTCTGTTTATTGATGAAATTCATCGCTTCAACAAGAGCCAGCAGGATGTATTGCTGCCCTATGTGGAGGACGGCCGTCTTATCCTAATCGGTGCAACCACGGAAAACCCCTATTTTTCGGTAAATTCACCGCTTTTGTCCCGGATGAGGGTGGTGCGCCTTAAAGCGCTGGACTTAACGGCCATTACCAAGATCTTAAAGCGGGCAATCGCTGATTGCGAGAAAGGCTTGGGCAATCAGCAAATAACTTATGAGGAAGCTATTTTTGAAACAATTTATCTTGTTTCCAACGGGGATGCCCGGGTGGCCTTAAATATTCTGGAACAATGCGCGGCCATGCTGGAAGGAACCGGAAAAATAACCAGCCAAACCATTCAGGCTATTGTCGGCGAGAAAATGCAGCGCTATGACAAGCAGGGCGATAACCACTATGACGTTGTCTCGGCCTTCATCAAAAGCATGCGCGGCTCAGATCCCGATGCCGCCTTGCATTATCTGGCCAGAATGTTGTCAGCCGGTGAAGATTTGAATTTTATTGCCAGGCGGGTGGTTATTTGTGCGGCCGAGGATGTAGGAAATGCCGATCCGCAGGCGCTGGTGGTGGCTATGGCGGCGGCCAATGCCGCTCAGTTTACCGGAATGCCTGAAGCCAGAATACCTTTGGCTCAGGCGGTTGCCTATATTGCTTCAGCGCCAAAAAGCAATGCGGCGTACAGGGGGATCAACGCTGCTTTGGCTGATCTGCAAACCAAAGACAGCGGCTTGGTGCCGGGGCACTTGCGTGATGCCAGTTATCAGGGCGCGGAAAAACTTGGCCATGGAAGTGGTTACCAGTATCCGCATGATTTTGCCGGCAATTTTGTTCAGCAGGCTTATTTGCCGGACACCCTGCGCGCAGCCAGTTACTATCAGCCAACCGATCATGGCGCTGAGGCCGGGATGAAAGCGAGGCTGCGCAAAATTTGGGGCAACCGCTATTAG
- a CDS encoding RrF2 family transcriptional regulator, giving the protein MKLSTKGRYGVSAMYDLAMHYGQGPISLKSVAQRQGISEHYLEQLMGTLRKAGYVKSLRGAQGGYTLTKDPSRITVGDIITIMEGPIAPVDCLLTDDVVNAYCDRAGQCVTRGVWAKVRDSINDVLHSISLADLCRDDKVQGDE; this is encoded by the coding sequence TTGAAATTATCAACCAAAGGACGATATGGTGTTTCAGCAATGTATGATTTAGCCATGCATTATGGACAAGGTCCGATATCCTTAAAAAGCGTAGCTCAGCGGCAGGGAATTTCAGAACATTATCTGGAGCAACTGATGGGAACGCTGCGCAAGGCGGGGTATGTGAAAAGCCTGCGGGGGGCGCAGGGTGGCTACACCTTGACGAAAGACCCGTCCCGGATCACTGTCGGTGATATCATCACGATTATGGAAGGTCCGATCGCCCCTGTTGACTGTTTGCTGACCGATGATGTTGTCAATGCTTACTGCGATCGAGCCGGCCAATGTGTAACCAGAGGGGTGTGGGCTAAAGTACGTGATAGTATAAATGATGTTTTACATTCCATTTCTCTCGCAGATCTATGTCGTGATGATAAAGTACAAGGAGATGAATAG
- the nifS gene encoding cysteine desulfurase NifS yields the protein MKRIYFDHSATTPVDEEVAKLMLEYMTEKFGNPSSIHSFGREVHKAVDEARNHVAALIGANANEIFFTSGGTEADNLALKGVALANRKKGNHIITTAIEHHAILHTCEYLEKQGFSITYLPVDEHARVKIEDVRNAVTDQTILISVMFANNEVGTIQPITEISEIAKEKGIYFHTDAVQAVGNYPIDVKELNLDLLTLSGHKFHGPKGVGALYVRRGVRIESVQQGGGQERSIRPGTENVPGIIGLGKAAEIAKRDMEKKIAHITALRDKLTTGIRERISDIKLNGHPTIRMPGNVNFSFSYVEGESLLLNLDLKGIAASSGSACTSGSLDPSHVLLAMGLTHEVAHGSLRISLGRGNTAEDIDYCLTVLPEIIERLRSMSPLSSTSTMAENNPCSSCHKH from the coding sequence ATGAAACGTATTTATTTTGATCACTCGGCTACTACGCCTGTTGACGAAGAAGTAGCAAAATTAATGCTGGAATACATGACGGAAAAATTTGGCAATCCTTCCAGTATCCATTCTTTTGGCCGTGAAGTGCATAAGGCGGTGGATGAAGCCCGCAATCACGTCGCAGCATTAATTGGCGCCAATGCCAATGAGATATTTTTTACCAGCGGCGGAACCGAGGCCGATAATCTGGCGTTAAAGGGTGTAGCCCTGGCCAACCGTAAAAAAGGCAACCATATTATTACGACGGCAATCGAGCATCATGCTATTTTGCATACCTGTGAATATTTGGAGAAGCAGGGTTTTTCGATTACTTATTTGCCGGTCGATGAACACGCCAGGGTAAAAATTGAAGATGTTCGCAACGCAGTTACCGATCAGACAATTTTGATTAGCGTAATGTTTGCCAATAATGAAGTTGGAACGATTCAGCCGATTACAGAAATCAGCGAAATTGCCAAAGAAAAAGGGATTTACTTCCATACGGACGCGGTACAGGCGGTGGGCAATTATCCCATTGATGTTAAGGAGTTAAATCTGGATCTGCTTACGCTTTCCGGTCATAAGTTCCATGGGCCGAAGGGAGTTGGCGCGCTGTATGTCCGGCGTGGCGTAAGAATTGAATCCGTCCAGCAGGGTGGCGGCCAGGAACGCAGCATCCGGCCAGGCACTGAAAATGTACCGGGTATAATTGGTTTAGGTAAAGCGGCCGAAATTGCCAAGCGTGATATGGAGAAGAAAATTGCCCATATAACCGCCTTGCGGGATAAGCTGACCACAGGCATCCGGGAGAGAATTTCCGATATCAAACTGAACGGCCATCCAACCATTCGTATGCCTGGCAATGTTAACTTTAGCTTTAGTTATGTTGAAGGTGAATCTTTGCTGCTGAATCTGGATCTTAAAGGAATTGCCGCGTCCAGCGGTTCGGCCTGTACCTCCGGCTCGCTTGATCCGTCCCATGTTCTACTGGCAATGGGCTTAACCCACGAGGTTGCCCATGGCTCGCTGCGGATCAGTCTGGGCCGTGGCAACACTGCCGAGGATATTGATTACTGCCTTACGGTATTGCCGGAAATCATAGAACGCCTGCGCAGCATGTCGCCACTCAGCAGTACGAGTACAATGGCTGAAAACAATCCGTGCAGCAGCTGTCATAAGCATTAA
- the nifU gene encoding Fe-S cluster assembly scaffold protein NifU: MYTEKVMDHFTNPRNVGELKEANGVGEVGNAKCGDIMRIYLQVEDNIIKDVKFKTFGCGAAIATSSMVTEMVKGKSLEEALKISNQAVAEALDGLPPAKMHCSNLAADALHEAIKDYINKKEGK, translated from the coding sequence ATGTATACAGAAAAAGTGATGGATCATTTCACCAACCCCCGTAATGTTGGTGAACTGAAAGAAGCCAATGGCGTAGGTGAGGTCGGCAATGCCAAATGCGGCGATATTATGCGAATTTATCTGCAGGTTGAGGATAATATCATTAAAGATGTGAAATTTAAAACCTTTGGCTGTGGCGCCGCCATCGCAACCAGCAGTATGGTAACAGAAATGGTAAAAGGCAAAAGCCTGGAAGAGGCTTTAAAGATATCCAATCAGGCTGTGGCCGAGGCTCTGGACGGCTTGCCGCCGGCGAAAATGCACTGTTCGAATCTGGCTGCGGATGCGCTGCATGAAGCCATTAAAGATTATATTAACAAAAAAGAAGGAAAGTGA
- the mnmA gene encoding tRNA 2-thiouridine(34) synthase MnmA, giving the protein MGAKPRVVVAMSGGVDSSLTAALLVRQGYEVIGVTMQIWDNTGEQDDTEDRGCCSLSAVDDARRVADKIGIPYYVLNFRQMFNETVVDYFIDEYSKGQTPNPCIACNRYVKFEGLLQKSLGLGAQFVATGHYARIERDGASGRYLLRKGLDAAKDQSYALYHLNQTTLRHFMMPLGIYTKVQTRAMAAEFGLAVANKPDSQEICFVPDDDYKGFLEGRAPQALKPGNIVDLAGNVLGRHQGLPLYTVGQRKGLGIAAGKPLYVVALDSAENKVIVGANEDVFGRELLAGDLNFITIDQLDWPMTVAAKIRYSAQEAEALVSPAASGEVHVSFTQPQRAITPGQSVVFYDGDIVVGGGIIRKKLK; this is encoded by the coding sequence ATGGGGGCTAAACCCAGAGTGGTGGTAGCCATGAGCGGAGGGGTGGACAGTTCTTTAACTGCCGCCCTTCTTGTGCGTCAGGGTTACGAGGTAATTGGGGTAACAATGCAGATATGGGACAATACCGGTGAACAGGATGATACCGAGGACCGGGGCTGCTGCTCGCTGTCGGCGGTCGATGACGCCAGACGGGTAGCAGATAAAATCGGTATTCCTTATTATGTTTTAAATTTCCGGCAGATGTTCAATGAAACCGTTGTCGACTATTTTATTGATGAGTATTCCAAAGGACAGACGCCCAATCCCTGTATTGCCTGCAACCGCTATGTTAAGTTTGAGGGGTTGCTGCAAAAATCATTAGGGCTGGGAGCTCAATTTGTGGCTACCGGACATTATGCGCGGATTGAGCGGGACGGCGCCTCCGGGCGCTATTTATTGCGCAAAGGACTGGATGCGGCCAAAGACCAGTCGTATGCCTTGTATCATTTAAATCAAACAACACTGCGACATTTCATGATGCCGCTGGGCATTTATACCAAAGTTCAAACCAGGGCAATGGCGGCTGAGTTTGGTCTGGCAGTGGCCAATAAACCGGATAGTCAGGAAATTTGTTTTGTACCTGACGATGATTACAAAGGTTTTCTGGAAGGAAGAGCGCCTCAGGCGCTGAAACCGGGCAATATTGTTGACCTGGCGGGCAATGTGCTGGGCCGTCATCAAGGCTTGCCGCTGTATACGGTGGGACAACGCAAAGGCCTGGGAATTGCCGCCGGCAAACCTCTGTATGTGGTTGCGCTGGATAGTGCCGAAAACAAGGTCATTGTCGGTGCGAATGAGGATGTGTTCGGCCGCGAGCTGCTGGCCGGAGATCTGAATTTTATTACGATTGATCAACTGGACTGGCCGATGACGGTTGCAGCCAAAATTCGCTATAGCGCGCAGGAAGCCGAGGCGTTGGTCAGCCCTGCGGCCAGCGGCGAGGTTCATGTCAGCTTTACACAGCCCCAGCGTGCGATTACCCCGGGCCAGTCGGTTGTGTTTTATGACGGGGATATTGTTGTGGGCGGCGGAATTATCAGAAAAAAGCTGAAATGA
- a CDS encoding PRC-barrel domain-containing protein — translation MQKIKDLLGLPVLETENGTQIGEVQEVIIDIDQAMVRGIIIANANWFTSEQGIAFGDLSSIGRDAVMVRSETVVQAVDVFISATDKVYRLKELLDKHIYTESGLQLGMLVDLGFEPATGEIKAYRVSDGVITDLLYGRMSLPLPQAQIVGQDKVIVPESMAKLLHTEAELS, via the coding sequence ATGCAAAAAATCAAAGATTTACTTGGCTTGCCGGTATTGGAAACGGAAAACGGCACTCAGATTGGCGAGGTACAAGAAGTGATCATTGATATTGATCAGGCGATGGTGCGCGGTATTATTATTGCTAACGCCAATTGGTTTACGAGCGAGCAGGGCATTGCATTTGGCGATTTATCCAGTATCGGCCGGGATGCGGTAATGGTGCGCAGCGAAACTGTTGTACAAGCCGTTGACGTATTTATTTCAGCAACTGACAAGGTTTATCGTCTGAAGGAATTATTGGATAAGCATATTTACACCGAAAGCGGTTTACAACTGGGTATGCTCGTTGATCTGGGCTTCGAACCGGCTACCGGCGAGATAAAAGCGTATCGCGTATCAGATGGCGTTATTACCGATTTGCTTTATGGGCGTATGAGTCTGCCGCTGCCGCAAGCCCAAATTGTAGGACAGGATAAAGTCATCGTTCCTGAATCAATGGCTAAACTTCTTCATACCGAAGCAGAGTTATCTTAG
- a CDS encoding AI-2E family transporter has product MIISKQQVRLSIILLVALAAVYFLWLVRSGLYPFIIGLFLAYLLNPAVCYLETKGFKRLWAILLLYILLFSILLGGGSQLIPLLVRELEDFGAELPQMAAKVAELIQMIQNQYQNAGLPFSMRTALDQAVLRMETETQMFVSAVAQGIVNMLSHAIGLVVSPVLAFYLLHDWYLIKEELLSLLPGRWRTEILSIFKDINKVLNGVIRGQIIIAVFVGMLISTGLYFLNLKYALLIGILAGVLDVIPYFGAIIGAAPAVAMALLFSPVLALKVALLFFVVHQLEGAVIQPKIMGESVGLHPLSVIFFVFIGGEVGGLAGMLLGVPLAAIGKVFIRHFIKLLV; this is encoded by the coding sequence GTGATCATAAGCAAGCAACAGGTTCGTTTATCCATTATTTTGCTGGTGGCGCTTGCCGCCGTGTATTTTCTGTGGCTGGTGCGCAGCGGCTTGTATCCGTTTATCATTGGCCTGTTTTTGGCTTATTTGCTTAACCCGGCCGTCTGTTACCTGGAAACCAAAGGGTTCAAGCGGCTGTGGGCTATTCTTTTGCTCTACATCCTTTTATTCAGTATCCTGCTTGGCGGTGGAAGCCAGCTTATTCCTCTATTGGTACGGGAATTGGAAGACTTCGGCGCTGAACTGCCGCAAATGGCCGCTAAGGTTGCCGAGCTTATTCAAATGATTCAAAATCAGTATCAAAATGCCGGTTTGCCGTTTTCCATGCGGACAGCCCTCGATCAGGCTGTACTCAGAATGGAAACGGAAACCCAAATGTTTGTCTCGGCGGTAGCCCAGGGAATCGTAAATATGCTGAGTCATGCCATCGGGCTGGTCGTCAGCCCGGTGTTGGCGTTTTATTTGCTGCATGACTGGTATTTGATCAAGGAGGAGCTGCTGTCACTGCTGCCGGGCCGCTGGCGGACGGAGATACTCTCGATATTTAAGGATATTAATAAAGTATTGAACGGCGTTATTCGCGGACAAATTATCATTGCTGTGTTTGTAGGAATGCTGATTAGTACCGGCTTATATTTTCTGAATCTGAAATATGCCCTGTTAATTGGCATTTTAGCCGGAGTTCTGGATGTTATTCCTTATTTTGGGGCGATTATCGGGGCTGCGCCGGCAGTGGCAATGGCGCTTTTGTTTTCCCCGGTGCTGGCCTTGAAGGTTGCCCTGTTATTTTTTGTGGTTCATCAATTGGAAGGGGCGGTCATTCAGCCGAAAATCATGGGTGAAAGCGTCGGACTTCATCCGCTGTCGGTCATTTTTTTTGTTTTCATTGGCGGGGAAGTGGGCGGCTTGGCCGGTATGCTGCTTGGTGTTCCGCTCGCCGCAATTGGCAAAGTGTTCATTCGTCACTTCATCAAATTACTGGTATAA
- the alaS gene encoding alanine--tRNA ligase translates to MNYMSGNMLRQKFLQFFASKDHLVLPSYSLIPENDPTLLMIGAGMAPFKPFFTGKLQPPKARIATSQKCVRTGDIENVGRTARHHTFFEMLGNFSFGDYFKREAIAWAWEFLTEHLEIPAEQLWITIHPTDDEAYEIWEKEIGISPDRIIKLADNFWEIGPGPCGPCSEIYVDLGEERGCGSPECAIGCDCDRYLEIWNLVFTQFDRDEQGNYQPLAKKNIDTGAGLERIASVLQNKRSNFETDLLFPIIEYAAQVAGVSYGQAAHTDVSLKVIADHARSMTVMIADGILPSNEGRGYVLRRIIRRAVRHGRLMGIEKTFLVQAVDAAVAIFAEPYPDLLDKQEYIKKVVQQEEERFQATLAQGIELLNKQIAALEENKQTVLSGSAAFKLYDTFGFPWELTAEILAEHNMELDQAAFDREMDEQRDRARAARQENQRVALPDLTGLAVEQLSYNENAGQATIVRMWKDGKLTEAVRDGEEAAVILDVTSFYAEGGGQVGDSGWLDGPLGKMAVTTARKLPNGAIYHLGFIHEGVLKVGETVKLAADAGRRLATARNHTATHLLQAALKHILGVHVNQAGSSVGPDRLRFDFSHFSAVTAEELAGIEQYVNAVILQSIPVKAIETSQDQAKEMGAMALFGEKYGDIVRVICIDEWSKELCGGTHVENTAQIGLFKILSESGVASGVRRIEAVTGSGAIRYLNDQDKILSAAAVLLKTRPEELVNRLESLMSHMKELEAGLQAANTRLAKLEVQKLFDSLQEVNGIQVVTGVVNSADIDGLRSAADIVRAKLMCGVVVLASIVGSDKVNFVAMATKDAVARGIHAGNIVKEAAKIAGGGGGGRPDMAQAGGKLPEMVTPALNAAFTVITRQAK, encoded by the coding sequence TTGAATTATATGTCTGGAAACATGCTACGCCAAAAGTTTTTGCAATTTTTTGCCAGTAAAGACCACTTAGTTTTACCAAGCTATTCTCTTATTCCGGAAAACGATCCTACCTTGCTGATGATTGGTGCTGGTATGGCTCCATTCAAGCCCTTTTTTACCGGTAAACTTCAGCCGCCCAAAGCGCGGATTGCGACCAGCCAGAAATGTGTCAGGACCGGCGACATCGAAAACGTCGGCCGGACTGCCCGCCACCATACCTTTTTCGAAATGCTGGGCAATTTTTCTTTTGGCGATTATTTTAAACGCGAGGCAATTGCCTGGGCCTGGGAGTTTCTTACCGAGCATTTGGAAATCCCTGCTGAGCAATTATGGATTACCATTCATCCGACTGATGATGAAGCCTATGAAATATGGGAAAAAGAAATAGGAATATCGCCTGACAGGATTATTAAACTGGCTGATAACTTTTGGGAAATAGGCCCGGGACCATGTGGTCCCTGTTCGGAAATATACGTAGATTTAGGTGAGGAGCGGGGCTGCGGGTCGCCGGAATGTGCAATTGGCTGTGACTGTGACCGCTATTTAGAGATTTGGAATCTGGTATTCACCCAGTTTGACCGAGATGAGCAAGGCAATTACCAGCCGCTGGCGAAAAAAAATATTGATACTGGCGCCGGTCTGGAACGGATTGCCTCAGTGTTGCAAAACAAACGGTCTAACTTTGAGACTGATTTGCTGTTTCCCATTATCGAATATGCCGCCCAGGTGGCAGGCGTCAGTTATGGGCAAGCGGCGCATACCGATGTATCGTTAAAGGTGATTGCGGATCATGCCAGAAGCATGACCGTGATGATTGCAGACGGGATTTTGCCGTCAAATGAAGGGCGCGGCTATGTGCTCCGCAGGATTATTCGCCGTGCTGTGCGCCATGGCCGGCTCATGGGCATTGAAAAAACTTTTCTGGTTCAGGCCGTGGATGCCGCTGTGGCTATTTTCGCCGAACCATATCCGGATTTACTGGATAAGCAGGAGTACATAAAAAAAGTTGTGCAGCAGGAGGAAGAAAGGTTCCAGGCTACCTTAGCCCAGGGAATTGAACTCCTGAATAAGCAAATTGCGGCACTTGAAGAAAATAAGCAAACCGTGCTGTCCGGTTCAGCGGCTTTCAAGCTATATGATACTTTTGGCTTTCCCTGGGAATTAACGGCGGAAATTTTAGCTGAGCATAATATGGAACTTGATCAAGCGGCGTTTGACCGGGAGATGGATGAGCAACGGGACCGGGCCAGGGCGGCAAGACAGGAAAATCAGCGGGTTGCCTTGCCGGATCTGACCGGTTTGGCTGTTGAGCAGCTCAGCTATAATGAGAATGCCGGGCAAGCCACTATTGTGCGGATGTGGAAAGACGGTAAGCTGACAGAGGCAGTGCGGGACGGAGAGGAGGCTGCCGTCATTTTGGATGTGACTTCCTTCTATGCTGAAGGCGGCGGACAGGTTGGCGACAGCGGCTGGCTGGACGGACCTCTGGGCAAGATGGCGGTCACCACTGCCCGCAAACTGCCGAATGGGGCAATTTATCACCTCGGGTTTATTCATGAAGGGGTGTTAAAGGTCGGTGAAACAGTCAAGCTGGCCGCCGATGCCGGCAGGCGGTTGGCCACCGCCCGTAATCATACCGCCACGCATTTATTGCAGGCTGCACTGAAACATATTTTAGGCGTTCATGTTAATCAGGCCGGATCTTCGGTCGGGCCGGACCGGCTGCGGTTTGACTTTTCTCATTTTTCGGCGGTTACTGCTGAAGAATTGGCTGGGATAGAACAATATGTCAATGCTGTCATTTTACAAAGCATACCGGTGAAGGCGATAGAAACCAGCCAGGATCAGGCTAAGGAAATGGGGGCAATGGCGCTGTTCGGCGAAAAATATGGCGATATTGTCCGGGTGATTTGTATTGACGAATGGAGTAAGGAGCTGTGCGGCGGAACCCATGTCGAGAATACAGCACAAATCGGTTTATTTAAAATTCTCAGCGAATCCGGGGTAGCTTCAGGCGTAAGGCGGATTGAAGCGGTAACCGGCAGTGGTGCAATCCGCTATTTAAATGACCAGGATAAAATTCTGTCAGCGGCTGCAGTCTTGCTTAAAACCCGTCCGGAAGAACTGGTCAACCGTTTGGAAAGCCTGATGAGCCACATGAAAGAGCTGGAGGCCGGTTTACAGGCCGCCAATACCAGGCTGGCAAAGCTGGAAGTACAAAAACTGTTTGATTCCCTGCAGGAAGTAAACGGAATTCAGGTGGTAACCGGGGTAGTCAATTCCGCTGATATTGACGGTTTGCGATCGGCGGCCGATATCGTACGGGCCAAGCTGATGTGCGGGGTTGTAGTTCTGGCGTCCATTGTCGGCAGCGATAAGGTCAATTTCGTGGCTATGGCGACAAAAGACGCTGTGGCAAGAGGGATTCATGCCGGCAACATTGTAAAGGAAGCCGCTAAAATAGCCGGCGGCGGCGGCGGCGGCCGGCCCGATATGGCTCAGGCCGGCGGAAAACTGCCGGAGATGGTAACACCGGCCCTAAATGCCGCATTTACCGTTATTACCCGTCAGGCAAAGTAA
- a CDS encoding IreB family regulatory phosphoprotein has translation MPNLEETMMFKVDNEETTEAAVIIGNVCQSLRDKGYNPINQLVGYLLSGDPTYITSHNNARSLIRKLERDELLEELVRSYLKNK, from the coding sequence ATGCCCAACTTGGAAGAAACCATGATGTTCAAGGTGGATAATGAAGAAACTACCGAGGCGGCAGTGATTATCGGCAATGTTTGCCAGTCGCTTCGCGATAAAGGCTACAATCCGATAAATCAGTTGGTTGGTTATCTTTTATCCGGTGATCCTACCTATATTACCAGTCATAATAATGCCCGCAGCCTGATCCGTAAGCTGGAACGAGACGAACTTTTGGAAGAATTGGTACGGTCGTACTTAAAAAATAAATAA
- the ruvX gene encoding Holliday junction resolvase RuvX, producing MRILALDVGDKTIGVAVSDELLFTAQGVEVIRRTSLAKDFARLKQLIDQYEVTTVVVGLPKNMNGTIGPRGELMQQFTAQLAEAMPALKLHYWDERLSTVAAEKSLIAADVSRAKRRKVIDKMAAVFILQGYLDSLPHQQLP from the coding sequence ATGCGCATACTAGCACTTGACGTCGGGGATAAAACGATCGGAGTAGCGGTCAGTGACGAGCTGTTATTTACCGCCCAGGGCGTGGAAGTTATCAGGCGGACCAGCTTGGCTAAGGATTTTGCCAGGTTAAAGCAATTAATTGACCAATACGAAGTAACGACGGTAGTGGTGGGTTTGCCCAAAAATATGAATGGGACAATTGGTCCGCGCGGTGAACTGATGCAGCAATTTACAGCTCAGTTGGCAGAGGCAATGCCTGCGCTCAAGCTTCATTATTGGGATGAGCGATTATCAACCGTGGCGGCGGAGAAATCGTTAATTGCAGCCGATGTTAGCCGGGCCAAGCGCCGCAAGGTAATAGATAAAATGGCTGCAGTTTTTATTCTGCAAGGATATCTCGATAGTCTGCCGCACCAACAACTTCCTTGA
- a CDS encoding DUF1292 domain-containing protein produces the protein MADNEKDNIEELDEDLVVVMTDEEGNEYYYREELIIPIGEKRYAILVSIDDADCDCGCEASHEEDVYIARIDVDESGEEVYVDPTDEEFEQVREAYEELIEEEDEAE, from the coding sequence ATGGCTGATAATGAAAAAGATAACATTGAGGAACTGGATGAAGACCTTGTTGTTGTCATGACCGACGAAGAAGGCAACGAGTATTATTACCGTGAAGAGTTAATCATTCCGATCGGCGAAAAACGTTATGCCATACTGGTGTCCATTGATGATGCCGACTGCGATTGCGGTTGTGAAGCCAGCCATGAAGAGGATGTGTACATAGCCCGGATTGACGTCGACGAAAGCGGCGAGGAAGTTTATGTAGATCCTACGGACGAGGAATTTGAGCAGGTTCGTGAAGCTTATGAAGAATTAATTGAAGAGGAAGACGAAGCCGAATAG
- a CDS encoding class I SAM-dependent methyltransferase, whose translation MKQNIYDNASFYHGYMHLRQTNAGLNDVLEIPAFRGLLPDLSEKKVLDLGCGFGESCHWYRRQGAQSVVGVDISSKMIHLAQTVNGHPGIEYRCTPMEDLALPGQVFDVVTSSLAFHYIKDFAGVIGKVYQWLAPGGILLFSQEHPVVTAEGSGRWAKDAAGRKLHWILDHYGQEGIRRQHWFVDGVIKYHRTISTTLNGLIDAGFIIKRVVEPLADDEAEALNQQLQEQRRRPSFLIVKVQKPKHDLTG comes from the coding sequence ATGAAGCAGAATATTTATGATAATGCGTCTTTTTACCACGGTTATATGCATTTGCGTCAGACCAACGCCGGGTTAAACGATGTTTTGGAGATACCGGCTTTTCGCGGTCTATTGCCCGATTTGTCTGAAAAAAAGGTACTGGATTTAGGCTGCGGTTTTGGTGAGAGTTGTCATTGGTATCGCCGGCAGGGTGCTCAATCTGTGGTCGGCGTAGATATTTCGAGTAAAATGATTCATTTGGCGCAAACTGTCAACGGCCACCCTGGAATAGAATATAGATGCACTCCGATGGAAGATTTGGCTTTGCCCGGACAAGTATTCGATGTAGTGACCAGTTCGCTGGCGTTTCATTATATTAAAGATTTTGCCGGCGTTATTGGTAAAGTCTATCAATGGTTAGCTCCGGGCGGTATCCTGTTGTTTTCCCAGGAGCATCCGGTGGTTACTGCTGAAGGATCAGGCCGGTGGGCGAAAGATGCCGCAGGCCGGAAGCTGCACTGGATTTTAGATCATTATGGACAGGAAGGCATCAGAAGACAACATTGGTTTGTTGATGGGGTAATTAAATACCATCGTACCATTTCCACGACCCTAAATGGGCTGATTGATGCCGGATTTATCATTAAAAGAGTTGTTGAGCCGCTGGCGGACGATGAAGCCGAAGCGTTAAATCAGCAGTTGCAGGAGCAACGGCGCAGGCCTTCTTTCCTTATTGTTAAAGTCCAAAAACCAAAGCATGATTTGACGGGGTGA